The following coding sequences are from one Camarhynchus parvulus chromosome 1, STF_HiC, whole genome shotgun sequence window:
- the ATP5PO gene encoding ATP synthase subunit O, mitochondrial, whose translation MAAAAGLVLKVRQLSTTAARPVTKLVKPPIQVYGLEGRYATALYSAASKQKKLEQVEKELTRVWSLLKDPKLSSVVMNPHTKSSVKQKAVNDALAREKMSPITVNLMNLLAENGRLRYTPGIVSAFGKIMSAVRGEVVCTVTTAQPLDEANLSELKSALNGFLAKGEVLKLETKTDPAILGGMIVNIGEKYVDMSTRSKIQKLTKIMRETV comes from the exons atggcggcggcagcggggctCGTCTTGAAG GTGCGGCAGCTGAGTACGACGGCGGCAAGACCGGTGACCAAGCTGGTCAAG CCGCCCATCCAGGTGTACGGGCTGGAGGGGCGCTATGCCACCGCCCTCTACTCGGCAGCCAGCAAGCAGAAgaagctggagcaggtggagaAGGAGCTGACCCGGGTGTGG AGCCTCCTGAAGGACCCCAAGCTGTCCAGTGTGGTGATGAACCCTCACACCAAGAGCTCCGTGAAACAAAAAGCCGTGAACGACGCCCTGGCAAGAGAGAAGATGTCCCCAATCACCGTCAACCTGATGA ATCTGCTGGCTGAGAACGGCCGCCTGCGTTACACCCCGGGCATCGTCTCTGCCTTCGGGAAGATCATGAGCGCCGTCCGAGGGGAGGTGGTGTGCACGGTCACCACGGCCCAG ccCTTGGATGAGGCTAACCTCAGTGAACTGAAAAGTGCTCTGAATGGGTTCTTGGCCAAAGGAGAGGTGTTGAAACTGGAAACTAAG ACTGACCCAGCGATCCTTGGTGGCATGATTGTCAATATTGGGGAGAAGTACGTGGACATGTCAACAAGGTCCAAGATCCAGAAACTCACCAAAATCATGAGAGAGACTGTCTAG